Part of the Arsenicicoccus sp. oral taxon 190 genome, CGGCTCCCAGCCGCCGGGGACGGCGGGGTCGCCGACGACGGCGGCGACCGAGACGGCATACGCGGGAATGTCGTAGAGGTAGTTGACGGTGCCGTCGATCGGGTCCACGACCCAGGTGAGCCCGGAGCGGCTCGGCACCCGGCTGCTCTCCTCGCCGTGGAAGCCGTCCTCGGGTCGGGCCTGGGTGAGCAGCTCGCGGGCCAGGGCCTCCGAGCGCTGGTCCATGATCGTGACCACGTCGGTCAGGCTGGTCTTGGTGGCGGCGACGCCGAGGTCGCCGGGGCGCTGGTCGACGATCAGGCGCCCGCAGGCCCGGGCGACGTCCAGCGCCAGCGTCTCCAGTGCTGACAGGTCGGCGGCGGGCGGGGTCAGCAGCTGCGACATGCCCTCAGTGTGTCACCCGTCGGCGCCGCAGAGTGCAGCCCGGGGGGCCCTGCCGAGGCAGCAGTCCCGGGGGCACGTGGACCACAGCGGCCGGCCGTCGACCGCGGGCCGGTCCGGCTGCTCGCCGCGGGCCTGCGCCGCGCGCTCCAGGACCAGGTCGGCGAGCCCGGCGACGAAGGCGGGGTGGGTGCCGACGGTGGGCACCCGGTGGGCGGTGATGCCCAGCCGGCGGGCGGTCGCGGCGGCCTCGGTGTCGAGGTCGTGCACAACCTCCATGTGGTCGGACACGAAACCGATCGGGGCGAGCACCACGTCCGTGGCGCCCGCGGCGGCCAGCGACTCCAGGTGGTCGTTGACGTCGGGCTCGAGCCAGGGCTGCTGGGGCGGCCCCGAGCGGGAGCAGTAGACCAGTGAGCTCGGCAGGGCCGTGGCGCGTCGGCGCACCACCTCATCACAGCGGGCGGCGAGTCGCTCGTGCTGCGCCTGGTAGCTCTCGGCGGGGTCGTCGGGGGGCCCGGAGGACTCCTGCATCCACGTCGGGATGGAGTGGGTGACGTAGGCGACGTGGGTGGTGGCGTGCCGCTCGGCCGGGATCGCGGCGACGGTGTCGGCCACCAGGTCCGCCATGGTGTCCGCGAAGCCGGGGTGGGACCAGTAGGGGCGGACCTTGTCCAGCGTCACGGAGCGGCCCTCGTCGGCCAGGGTGCCCTGGGCGCCGGCGAGGTCCTCGCGGTACTGCCGGCAGGAGGAGTAGGAGGAGTAGGCGCTCGTGAGCACGGTGACGACCCGGCGGGCCCCGCCGTCGTGCAGCTCCCGCAGCGTGTCGGCGGCCCAGGGAGCCCAGTTGCGGTTGCCGAGCTCGACGGGCAGGTCGGCGCCCCGGGCGGCGAGCTCGGTGCGCAGCGCCGCGGCGAGCGCCCGCCCCAGGTCGTTGACGGGGCTCTTGCCGCCGCGGGCGACGTAGTGCTCGCCGACGACGGCCAGCCGCTCGTCGGGGATCCCGCGACCCGCCGTCACCTGGCGCAGGAAGGGCATGACGTCCTCCAGCCGCTCCGGCCCGCCGAAGGACAGCAGCAACACGGCGTCGTAGGGGCGCGCGGGGTCACCCACGGAGGGGTCGGTCGTCATGGGAGCTTCCTCGGTGAGGTGGGGGCGGACCAGCGCCAGCGGAGGGCCGCCATACGGACCACGAAGATGAAGGCGGCGCAGCCGACGATGGTCCACGGGCCGTCGAGCTCGAGGGCGTAGGCGCCCGCCAGCAGGGCGCCGCCGGCCAGGGCCGGCAGGGCGTAGAGGCCGGTGCGCAGGACCTCGGGGACCACCCCGGCGAGCACGTCGCGCAGGATGCCGCCGCCGACCGCCGTGACCAGGCCCACCAGCACGGCCTCCAGGGCCGGGGCGCCCCGGCCGAGCGCCTTGAGGGTGCCGGCCAGCATGAAGGTCGCGAGGCCCACGGCGTCCATGGTCAGCAGGACCCGGGAGAATCGCTGCACCAGGTGGGCGTAGCCGAACGCCACGGACCCGGCGAGGACGGCGGCCAGCACGAGCCGCCAGTCGGTGAGGTTGGCCGGGGTCACGTCGAGGATCACGTCCCGGACGATGCCGCCGCCGAGGGCGGTCACGCAGGCCAGGACCAGCACGCCGAAGAGGTCGAGCCCCTTGCGGACCCCCACGAGCCCGCCGGAGAGGGCGAACGCGAGGACACCGACGATGTCGAGGCCGAGCAGGGCTTGGGTGTACGTCGTCCGCATGGTGGCCTCAGCCTAGTGGGTGCGGCGTGCCCGGTTGGTGACGGCTCGTATCCATGACAGCCTAGCCTCGACGTGCGGGCGTGGAGGACGGAGAGCCGACGGATGGAGCCTACTGGCGTGCAGGACCTGCGGTTGGTCGGGATCGCCGACGACGGGGGGCACCTGCTCCTGGCGTCGCAGGACGGCAGCCGCTACCGGGTGCCCCTCGACGCCACCCTGCGCTCCGCGGTCCGGCACGAGCGGCCGCGGGCCGAGGAGCCCGGCGCCGAGCGCGAGCCCGTGAGCCCGCGTCAGGTGCAGGCCCTGATCCGCGCCGGCGCGTCCACCGACGAGGTCGCCGAGATCTCCGGGTGGACGCTGGACAAGATCGCCCGCTACGAAGGCCCGATCATCGCCGAGCGCGAGCACGTCGCGGGGCTCGCCACCGGGGTGCGGCTGCGGCCGGCATCCGCCGGCGCGCCGCTGCTGGGTGCCCGGGTGGCCGAGCGGTTGACCGAGCGTGGCGTGGACCCGCAGAGCGCGTCCTGGGACGCGTGGCGCGCGGCGGGAGCGCCGTGGACGCTGGCGCTCACCTTCGCGGCCGGTGGTCGGCTGCGCGAGGCCCGGTGGCACTTCGACCTGGGCACGCGCAGCGTCGAGGCGATCGACGACGAGGCGCGCTGGTTGACCGGCGACGACGCCCCGCACAACCCCGAGCCGCTGGTGCCGCTGTCGACCCGACCCCGCGTGTATGACGTGGAGAGCGAGGGCGGCATCCACTCCGACGCCTCCAGCGAGGGGGCCGGCCCGGAGCCGCTGATCGTCGAGACCCGAGCCGCCCGGCGCCACCTCGAGCCGGACGAGGACAGCGAGCTGGTGGCCTCGATGCGCGAGCGCAGCAAGGCGGCCCGTCGCCGGTCGCGCCGCTCCCCCGCCCGAGGCCGGGGCACGCACGCGCAGGACGCGCTGCCCGGCACCGAGCACAGCCGTCCGGAGCAGCCTGAGCAGGGTGGGCAAGCTGAGCAGGGCGAGCAGCGCGAGCAGGGTGGCCAGCCCGAGCAGACGGCCGCGGCAGGTCGGGTCGAGGCGCGCCCGGAGCCGTCAGCGACCCCCGCGGCAGA contains:
- a CDS encoding ferrochelatase; protein product: MTTDPSVGDPARPYDAVLLLSFGGPERLEDVMPFLRQVTAGRGIPDERLAVVGEHYVARGGKSPVNDLGRALAAALRTELAARGADLPVELGNRNWAPWAADTLRELHDGGARRVVTVLTSAYSSYSSCRQYREDLAGAQGTLADEGRSVTLDKVRPYWSHPGFADTMADLVADTVAAIPAERHATTHVAYVTHSIPTWMQESSGPPDDPAESYQAQHERLAARCDEVVRRRATALPSSLVYCSRSGPPQQPWLEPDVNDHLESLAAAGATDVVLAPIGFVSDHMEVVHDLDTEAAATARRLGITAHRVPTVGTHPAFVAGLADLVLERAAQARGEQPDRPAVDGRPLWSTCPRDCCLGRAPRAALCGADG
- the sepH gene encoding septation protein SepH gives rise to the protein MEPTGVQDLRLVGIADDGGHLLLASQDGSRYRVPLDATLRSAVRHERPRAEEPGAEREPVSPRQVQALIRAGASTDEVAEISGWTLDKIARYEGPIIAEREHVAGLATGVRLRPASAGAPLLGARVAERLTERGVDPQSASWDAWRAAGAPWTLALTFAAGGRLREARWHFDLGTRSVEAIDDEARWLTGDDAPHNPEPLVPLSTRPRVYDVESEGGIHSDASSEGAGPEPLIVETRAARRHLEPDEDSELVASMRERSKAARRRSRRSPARGRGTHAQDALPGTEHSRPEQPEQGGQAEQGEQREQGGQPEQTAAAGRVEARPEPSATPAADLPADPTAGSPVAEIDAVVEQASQPAPPRTAALPEHPERHDDDPQDAPAVEVERSEARVVPVSEAAHPRVPGQVEFPGLGAADVEDHAATSDQPATRGEGSAELEAPRVEERSADPATPRAEEPRAEEKSAGPASPEGPGTAAGSDSTSGPDSTSGRPRPRPAQRRKGGRPSVPSWDDIMFGSKQDD
- a CDS encoding trimeric intracellular cation channel family protein — translated: MRTTYTQALLGLDIVGVLAFALSGGLVGVRKGLDLFGVLVLACVTALGGGIVRDVILDVTPANLTDWRLVLAAVLAGSVAFGYAHLVQRFSRVLLTMDAVGLATFMLAGTLKALGRGAPALEAVLVGLVTAVGGGILRDVLAGVVPEVLRTGLYALPALAGGALLAGAYALELDGPWTIVGCAAFIFVVRMAALRWRWSAPTSPRKLP